GCGCGGATGCGTCTGGCGGTGCGCAAGGGCGCGCTGGTGATCCCCGGCGTGGCGGTGCAGCGCGGGCCACAGGGCACGTTCGTGTACACCGTCGGCGAGGATGACAAGGCGGTCGTTCGTCCGATCACCGTCGACGTTTTGCAGGGCGATCAGGCGCTGATCAGCAAGGGGCTGCAACCGGGCGAGGCGGTGGTGATCGAAGGACAGAATCAGCTGCGGCCCGGGGCCAAGGTGGTTTTGCGGGCGGGTGGCGGCAACACCGGCGGCGGCAACGGTGGCGCCGCCGGAGCCAATCGCAACGGCGCCGGTGGTGCTGGCGCTGGCGGCGGCCGTCGTCGGGCCGGCGCCGCGGGCATGAGCGACGGCGCCGCCAGCGGCAGCGGCAATCCCCTCCGCGGCGGCCAGGCCAGCGCCGAAGGAACGGCGGCGGGCAACGGCTCCGGTCATCCATGAGCATCTCGGGCCCCTTCATTCGCCGTCCGGTGGGGACGGCGCTTTTGATGGTGGGCGTCCTCATCGCCGGCCTGGTCGGCTATCGCCAGCTGCCGGTGTCCGCGCTGCCGCAGGTGGATTACCCGACCATTGTGGTGTCGACCCTGCTGCCAGGGGCCAGCGCGGACACGATGGTGTCGGCGGTGACCACCCCTCTCGAACGGCAGCTCGGTCAGATCCCGTCGCTGGCGCAGCTGACCTCGGTGTCCAGCGCGGCCAGCTCGCAGATCACGCTGCAGTTCAATCTTGACCGCGACATCGATTCGGCCGAGCAGGACGTGCAGGCGGCCATCAACGCGTCGTCGAACCTGCTGCCGCGCACGCTGCCCACGCCACCGACGTACAGCAAGAGCAACCCCGCCGACGTGCCGGTGATTTCGTTCAGCGTCAGCTCGGACACCGTGCCGCTGTCGCAGGTCGACGATTACGCCGATTCGATCCTGGCCCAGAAGATCTCGCAGGTCTCGGGCGTCGGCCTGGTGACGTTGAACGGCGGGCAGCGGCCGGCGGTGCGCGTGCAAGTGGATCCGGTGGCGCTGGCCGGGCGCGGCCTGTCGCTGGAGGATGTGCGGACCGTTCTCGCGGCGGCCAACGTCAACCAGCCGAAGGGCAACCTGGACGGCCCGCGCCAGAACTACACCGTCGCGGCCAACGACCAGCTGGTCGAGGCGGCCGGCTACGCGCCGCTGATCATCGCCTACAAGGACGGCTCGCCGGTACGCCTGGCCGACGTGGCCAAGATCGTCGACGGCGTCGAGAACGACCAGCTGGCCGGCTGGGCGGGCGCGCATCGAGCGGTGATCGTCAACGTCCAGCGCCAGCCCGGCGCCAACTTGATCGAAGTCGCCGCGCGCGTGAAGGCCTTGCTGCCGCAGCTTTCGGCGTCGCTGCCGCGCGGGATCGACGTCAAGGTCTTGAGCGACCGCACCGAGACCGTGCGCGCCTCCGTCGACGACGTGCAGTTCACCTTGCTTTTGACCATCGGCCTGGTGGTGGCGGTGATCTACCTTTTCCTGCACAGCTTCCGGGCCACCATCATCCCGGGCGTGGCGGTGCCGCTGTCGCTGGTGGCCACGTTCGGCGTCATGCTGCTGGCCGGGTACAGCCTGAACAACCTGACCCTGATGGCGCTGACCATCTCGACCGGGTTCGTCGTCGACGACGCCATCGTGATGATCGAAAACATCGCCCGTTACATCGAAGAGGGCGTGCCGCCGCTGGAGGCGGCGCTGAAAGGATCAAAACAGATCGGCTTCACCATCATGTCCTTGACGGTGTCGCTGGTGGCGGTGCTGATCCCGCTGCTGTTCATGGGGGGGATCATCGGGCGGCTGTTTCGCGAGTTCGCCGCCACCCTGAGCACGGCCATCGTCGCCTCGGCGTTCGTGTCGCTGACCCTGACCGCGATGATGTGCGCGCACATTTTGAAGCCGCACAAGAAAGGCGAAGAGAAGACCAACGCCGTCGCCCGGGTGTCCGAAAAACTGTGGAGCCGGGCGGTGGCCCTTTACGACCGCGGCCTGCAATGGGTGTTCGCGCACCAGGGCCTGACGCTGGCGGCGACGGTGGCGACGGTGGCGTTCACCGCGCTTTTGGCGGTGATCGTGCCGAAGGGTTTGTTTCCGCAGCAGGACACCGGCTTGCTTCTGGGCGTCACCGAGGCGCCACCGGATATTTCGTTCGACGCCATGAGCGAGCGCCAGCGCGCCGTCGCCGACGTGGTGCGCGTCGATCCCGACGTGGCCAGCGTGGCGTCGTTCATCGGCGCCGACGGCACCAACCCCACGCTGAACAGCGGGCGGCTGTCGATCACCTTGAAGGCGCACAAGGACCGCAAGGCCGGCGCCCAGGAGATCATCAACCGCTTGAACGCCAAGCTGACCCAGATTGCCGGCGTCGATGTTTACCTGCAGGCGGTGCAAGACCTGCAGATCGAAACCCGCACCAGCCGCACGCAGTATCAGTACACGCTGGAAGACGCCGACCCGGCCGAGCTGGCCGAATGGGCGCCGCGCTTGCTAGAGCGGTTGCGCCAGCAGCCCGAGCTGACCGATGTGGCCAGCGATCAACAATCGGGTGGCTTGCAGCTTTCGCTGGTGGTCGATCGCGACACGGCGTCGCGGCTGGGCGTCACCTCGCAGGCCATCGACGACACGCTGTACGACGCCTTCGGGCAGCGGCAGGTGTCGACCATCTTCACGCAGCTGAATCTTTATCGGGTGATTCTGGAGGTGGCGCCCGCCTATCAACAAGACCCGCAGGCGCTGGATCAGATCTACTTGCACACCTTGAGCGGCGCGGCTGTGCCGCTGTCGTCGTTCGCCCACTACGAGCAGCGGCAGACCACGCTGTCCATCGCCCACGAGGGACAGTTTCCGGCCGTCACGCTGTCCTTCAACGTCGGTGGCCGGGCCTCGCTGGGCGAGGCAGTGAAAGTGGTCGACGCCGCCTTCGCCGCGCTGGGCGCGCCGATGGGACTGCACGGCGACTTCCAGGGCGCCGCCGCCGCCTTCAGCGATTCGCTGACCAGCGAGCCGTTGCTGATCCTGGCCGCGCTGGTCACCGTCTATATCGTGCTGGGCGTCCTTTACGAAAGTTACATCCACCCGATCACCATCCTCAGCACGCTGCCGTCGGCGGGCGTGGGCGCGTTCCTGGCGCTGATTATCTGCGGCGAAGAGTTTTCGATCATTGCCCTCATCGGGATCATCTTGCTGATCGGCATCGTCAAGAAGAACGCCATCATGATGATCGACTTTGCCCTGGAGGCCGAGCGCGACCAGAAGAAAAGTCCGCGGGAGGCCATTCACCAGGCCTGTCTGCTGCGTTTTCGTCCGATCATGATGACCACCGCGGCGGCGCTGCTGGGCGGGTTGCCGCTGGCCTTGGGCCGGGGCATCGGCTCGGAGTTGCGGCGCCCGCTGGGGATCACCATTGTCGGCGGCTTGTTGCTGTCGCAGGTGCTGACGTTGTTCACCACGCCGGTCATCTATCTATACATGGAACGGGCGGCGGCCTGGCTGCGGCGCAAGCGCGGCGCGCGCCGGCCGCTGGCGACAGCGACAGCGACGGGCAGGGAAGGGGACAGCGGGTCGTGAGTGACGAGACGCCGAAGCCGCGCGCGCCCGCCGACGGCGACGCGGTCGAAGCAGAAGGCAGCCAGCGCACCGGCATCTCGGCGCCGTTCATTCGCCGTCCGGTGGCCACCTCGCTGCTGGCGGCGGCGGTTTTGTTGGCGGGCGGGGCGGCGTTCCTCACCTTGCCGGTGGCGCCGTTGCCGAAGGTGGATTTTCCGACGGTGTCCGTGTCGGCGGCGCTGCCCGGCGCCAGCCCGGACACCATGGCGTCGTCGGTGGCCACGCCGCTTGAACGCCGGTTCGGGCGTATCGCCGGCTTGACCGAGATGACCTCGACCAGCGCGCTTGGCTCCGCCAACATCACGCTGCAGTTCGATCTGGACCGCGACGTGGCGGCCGCCGCGCGCGACGTGCAGGCGGCCATCAACGCCGCCGGCGGCGAGCTGCCGCCGAATCTGCCGACGCGCCCCAACTACCGCAAGGTCAATCCGGCCGATTCGCCGATCCTGATCTTGTCGTTGCGGTCGGACGCGCTGCCGCTGGCCCAGGTGTTTGACGCCGCCAACAGCGTGCTGGCCCAGAAGATGTCACAGATCGAGGGCGTCGGGCAGGTGTTCGTGGGCGGCGGACAGCAGCCGGCCGTGCGGGTGCAGGTCGACGGCGAGACGCTGGCCGGCATGGGACTGTCCAGCGCCGACGTGCGCGCCGCGCTGGCGTCGTCGACGTCCAACCAGCCGAAGGGGATGATCAGCGGCGCGCACTCGACGTATTCGGTCTCCGCCAACGATCAGCTGCTGGTCGCCGACGACTATCGCAAGCTGGTGATCTCGTATACCGGCAACTCGGCGGTGCGCCTCGGCGACGTGGCGCGCGTCTTCGACGACGTCGAGAACAACCGCCTGGCCGCCTGGATCGACGGCAAGCGAACGGTCCTGATGATCATCCGCCGCGAACCCGGCGCCAATATTCTGGACACCATCGATCGCATCAAGGAAGCGCTGCCGCGCCTGACCGAATCCATCTCGCCAGCCATCGAGGTCAAGCTGGTCATGGACCGCACCGAGACCATCCGCGCGTCGGTGCGCGACGTCGAAATCACGCTGGTCCTCAGCGTTCTTTTGGTGACCCTGGTGGTCTACATCTTCCTGCGCAGCGCGCGCGCCACCATCATTCCCAGCGTCGCCGTGCCGCTGTCGCTGGTGGGCACGTTCGGCATCATGTACCTCTTCGGGTACAGCCTGGACAACCTGTCATTGATGGCCCTGACCATCTCGACCGGTTTCGTCGTCGATGACGCCATCGTCGTCACCGAGAACATCACGCGCTTCATTGAACAGGGCATGCCGCCGCTGAAGGCGGCGCTGGCCGGGGCGCGCCAGATCGGCTTTACCATCGTGTCGATCACCGTCTCGCTGATCGCCGTGTTCATTCCGATCTTGCTGATGGGCGGGATCGTCGGGCGGCTGTTTCGCGAGTTTGCCGTGACCTTGAGCATCGCCATCGCCTTGTCGGCCGTGGTGTCGCTGACGGTGACGCCGACCATGGCGGCCTATCTGTTACGGTCAGAGGCCGAAACGCAGCGGACCCGTTTCTACCGCTGGTCCGAACGTTTCTTCCAAGCGCTGTCGCGCGGGTACGACCGCGGCATCACCTGGGTGTTGAACCACGCCGTGCTGGTGCTGCTGCTGACCGTGGCGACGGTGGCGCTGACCGGGGTGCTGGCCGTGGTGGTGCCGAAGGGGCTGTTCCCGCAGCAGGACACCGGCTTGCTGGCAGGATTTTCCGAGGCGTCGCAGGACATCTCGTCGACCGCCATGCGCGGACTGCAGGAAAAGGTGATCGCCCTGGTGGCCGAGGATCCCGACGTGGCGCACGTGGTGTGTTTCGTGGGCGGCGGAAACAACGCCGGCAACACCGGCTCGTTGTTCGTGACCTTGAAGCCGTATAGCCAGCGCAAGGCCACCGCCCAAGAGATCATCGGCCGCCTGCGCCCGAAGCTGGCGCGCGTTCCCGGCATCAGCTTGTTCCTGCAGGCAGTGCAAGACGTGCGCGTCGGTGGCCGCAGCTCGCGCACGCAGTACCAGTACACGTTGCAAGACGCCAACCTGGACGAGCTGCGCACCTGGGCCCCCCGCGTGCTGGACGGCCTGCGCAAAGTGCCCGAGCTGCGCGACGTGAACACCGACCAGCAGACCGCCGGTCTGGAGCTGCGCGTGGACATCGATCGCGACAGTGCCGCGCGCCTGGGCATCACGCCGGCGGCGATCGACGATGCGCTGTACGACGCCTATGGCCAGCGTCAGGTGGCGACGTCCTTCACGGCGCAGAACTACTACCGCGTCGTTCTGGAGGCCACGCCCGAGTATCAGAAAGGCCCCGATCAGCTGGCGCGCATCTTCGTGCGCAGCGCGACCGGGGCGGTGGTGCCGCTGTCGTCGGTGGCGAAGTTCAGCACCGGCCTGATGCCGCTGGGAATCACCCACCAGGGACAATTTCCCTGCGTCACCTTGTCTTTCAATCTGGCGCCCGACAAATCACTGGGGCAGGCCATCGCCTCGATCGAACGCATCGAACGCCAGATGGGGATGCCCGCCAGCATCAGCGCCGGTTTTCAGGGCACCGCGCAGGCCTTCGGCGCGTCGCTGGCCAGCGAGCCGTGGCTGATCCTGGCGGCGCTGGTCTGCGTGTACATCGTCCTCGGAATTCTGTACGAAAGCCTGATTCACCCGATCACGATCCTGTCCACGTTGCCGTCGGCGGCGGTGGGCGCGCTGATCGCTTTGTTGCTGACCAAGCTGGACTTCAGCATCATCGCCTTGATCGGCGTCATCCTGCTGCTTGGCATCGTGAAGAAGAACGCCATCATGATGATCGACTTTGCCTTGGAAACGGAACGCGCCGAAGGGTTGGATCCCAAGGAGGCGATCCACCGCGCCTGTCTCTTACGCTTTCGCCCGATCTTGATGACCACCTTGTCGGCGTTGTTCGGGGCCATCCCGCTGGCCGTCGGCCTCGGCGCTGGGTCCGAGCTGCGTCGTCCGCTGGGCATCGTGATCGTTGGCGGGCTGGCGGTGTCGCAGCTTTTGAACCTGTTCACCACGCCGGTGATCTATTTGTTTCTGGACCGGCTGCGATTGCAAAGCCGCCACCGCCGCGGGCGAAAAGCCGACAAGGCCTCGCCAAGCCCGGCACCGTCGCCGGCGTAGTCGCAGACGCCACCGACGGACAAGCAGACGGCGGTTAAGGAATCAGCGTCAGGCAGCAGCCGTTGGCGCACACGGTGCCGCCCGGGCATGAAGCCGGATCGATTCCGCCCTGACCACACGACATGATTCCCGTCGGACACATGGTCGGAGGTGGGCCGGCGTCGGGGCCGGGGGCGCCGGCGTCGGGGCTGCCGCCGCCGGCGCAGAAGATCACGCAGCCTTCGCCCGAATCGCCGCCGCTTTTGTTCTGATCTCCGTCGTGGACGATGACCTGGATGCGGTAATTGTGGCCGGAGGCCAGCGGCACGGTCCACCGCGCCTCGGCGCCGAAGCCCTGGTCGGTGAGGCCAGCGGGCGCGGGATCGCCGCCCGCCAGGTCCCATTTGTTCTTGGCTGGATCGGCGTCGGGCGTGATGGTGATCTTGTTGGGCGTCACCGTCTTGTCGACGGTGCGAACCGCCGCCTTCCACGAGCCGAAGACGGCGTCTGGTCCGCGCGGGACGCCGCCTTGCTGCCAGTCTCCGGCGCGGTTGTTCGCGTCGGCGGTGATGTCGGTGATGAACAAGACGGGCCACATCGGCCGCAGTGATTGGTCGAGGCCGTTGTTGTCGCCGGCCAGCTCGCTGGTGCCGACCTGCGGGCTCATCACGCTGCCGGGATCGGTGGTCAGCGGCGAGACCGGGTAGTCCGTCATCGTGGTGCCGGCGGCGGTTTTGATCACGACGCTGCGAACCCCCAGCGTCAGGGCGTGTTCGTCGTCGTAAAAGACGCGAACAATTCCTTCCGGCGCCGCCCCGGACGGCTGGATGGCGCGCAGCACCTCGCTTTCGCTGAACACGATGCTGGTCAGCGCGCTGCTGCTTTTGGAGGGATAGCCGCAGTCCGTGACGGCGCTCTGCTGCACGCCGGGCGTGCAGGCCAGGACGCCGGGCGTGCCGCCGTCGCCCGCGGGCTGTCCGCCCGTCCCCGAGGCACCGCCGCTGCCGGTGGCGCTGGAGCCGCCACCACCACCACCGCCGCTGCCGGTGGCGCTGGAGCTGCCACCGCCATTCGCGGCGCCCGAGCCGCCGGCATCGTTCGCGGCGCTGCCGCCGCCGCCGCTGCTGGCGTCACTGTGAATGCTGGAGCCGCCGCAGCCCCACACGCCGATGGCGACCAATGAAACCAGGATGCCCAGGCCGCGCAGGAGCGTTATTGGAGTTGCGGCTGCGCTTTCTGTGTCCGAAGGCGAGAATCGACGCATCTTCTGAGTATCGGCCAAAAGCGATCGAACTTAACCCCGAATTTGTCAGCCCGAGTCTCCGGTGTTGTCGCGAGGTCGTTGCCGAGTGGTTGCTGGACCTGGGCCATGCGGCCGACGACAGTCGTTGCGCTCTTAATGAAGGAGATCGCGATGCGACTGTCCCAGCTGGCGAACGGACCATGGTGGATGGCGTTGGCCCTGGCCGAGCTACTGGGCGGCGCGGGGTTCGCGGCTTGCTCGGCCAGCGACGGCAATACCAGCAAGGCCGACGACACCGGTTCGGTGGCCGCTTCCGACGGCGATCCGGCGCCGTCGTGCGGGGATTCGTCGACGGTGATGATCGCCTGCAATGCCCCCGGCCCGCAGACCGACGAAGGGTTCTCGCGCTGATCAGGGCTGGCCGGCGTCGGGCGAATCGCCGCAGCCGATCTTGTTGCTGCTGATGCGGATGTCGTCGATCCAGATGTCGGTCAAGATCGGGCTTGCGTGGTACTGCAGCACGCCGATGGACATCAGGCTGAACGCCGGCGGTTTGCGGTCGCTGAAGTTGCTGACCTGCTCGGGCAGCTCTTTGTCGTTGACCCACACGCGGCGCATGGTGGTGGTGGCGTTCCCGCCTTGCATCAGCTCCAGGCAGATCCAGGTCTGCGGCACCAGGCGCGTCGACGAGTCGGGGCCGAACTCCGTGAAGGTCGGGCCGTGCGCGTGGACGTCGGGGCCGGCGCCGTAATACTCCGAATAACCCAGGTACTGCTTGTTGCCCGCTGTTGCCAGGCCCGCCTCGACGAACCCGAGATCGTTGTTTCCGGTCGCCAGCAGATAGGCCATGTGGAATCCGCCCATCATGTCGAAGGGCAGGTCGGGGCTGACGTAGATGAACGCCCGCGTATAGAACGTGTTGCTCTTGGCCGGGAAGGTGACGGCGTCGGTGATCTGCGCGGTGTTGCTTTGCCCGGCCACCAGCTTGACGTGCAGCGCATGGGTGCCGCCGTGAACGTGTTCGCCGTCGACGGTCAGGCTGGTGCCGGTGGTGGTCTTCATGCCCCAGACCTTGGGGTCGATGGCGCCGCTTTCAAAGTCCTCGCACAGCTCGTTGCCGCTGACGGTGCAGTTTCCTGAAACGGCGCCATCGTCGGCGCTGTCCGTCGCCGCGTCTGCCGCTGGCGCGCCGCCCGTGCCGGCGCCGCCCGTGCCGGCCCCTCCCGTGCCGCCAGCGCTGCCGCCCGTGCCGGCGGCGCTGCCCTGGTCGACCCCAGCGTCAACCGCCGCCGCGCCACCGGCGCCCCCGCTTCCCCCTTGGCCGACCGCTCCCGCGCCACACGCCCCCAACCCCGTCGCTGCCAAAATCAAAAAGCCAGACAGGACAGAATTTGCCTTCATCTGTTTGTTACAGACGCCGGTGGCCCGACCGGCAGGCACAAATTCCACGGTTGTCGTGGCCTTGCCTTGACTGCCAGCGGCAGACGGGCGCCGCGTTCGTTGGGCACGGTTGCAGGGCGGCCTTCGCGTCGTCACGGCAAGGTCACCAGACGTTAACTCGATCGCCGCCGCCGGGCCGTTATGGTGCGGCCCTCTCGAAAGGCGGCGACTGATGACGACCACCGGTATTGCCCTGGAACAGAACCGTCCGTCCGGTTCGCGACTGGACGAGAAGATGAAAGCCGGGCCCGGGCGCCTCTGGGTGATCGTCTTCCTGATCGCCCTGGTCATCGGCCTTGGATACGTGGGCCTCCCCGTGCCGCTCCGCGATTAACCGATCAAAGTCCCGGAACCAGCGCCGGAATGGCTGTCATTCGGGCCATTCGC
This is a stretch of genomic DNA from Polyangia bacterium. It encodes these proteins:
- a CDS encoding multidrug efflux RND transporter permease subunit, translated to MSISGPFIRRPVGTALLMVGVLIAGLVGYRQLPVSALPQVDYPTIVVSTLLPGASADTMVSAVTTPLERQLGQIPSLAQLTSVSSAASSQITLQFNLDRDIDSAEQDVQAAINASSNLLPRTLPTPPTYSKSNPADVPVISFSVSSDTVPLSQVDDYADSILAQKISQVSGVGLVTLNGGQRPAVRVQVDPVALAGRGLSLEDVRTVLAAANVNQPKGNLDGPRQNYTVAANDQLVEAAGYAPLIIAYKDGSPVRLADVAKIVDGVENDQLAGWAGAHRAVIVNVQRQPGANLIEVAARVKALLPQLSASLPRGIDVKVLSDRTETVRASVDDVQFTLLLTIGLVVAVIYLFLHSFRATIIPGVAVPLSLVATFGVMLLAGYSLNNLTLMALTISTGFVVDDAIVMIENIARYIEEGVPPLEAALKGSKQIGFTIMSLTVSLVAVLIPLLFMGGIIGRLFREFAATLSTAIVASAFVSLTLTAMMCAHILKPHKKGEEKTNAVARVSEKLWSRAVALYDRGLQWVFAHQGLTLAATVATVAFTALLAVIVPKGLFPQQDTGLLLGVTEAPPDISFDAMSERQRAVADVVRVDPDVASVASFIGADGTNPTLNSGRLSITLKAHKDRKAGAQEIINRLNAKLTQIAGVDVYLQAVQDLQIETRTSRTQYQYTLEDADPAELAEWAPRLLERLRQQPELTDVASDQQSGGLQLSLVVDRDTASRLGVTSQAIDDTLYDAFGQRQVSTIFTQLNLYRVILEVAPAYQQDPQALDQIYLHTLSGAAVPLSSFAHYEQRQTTLSIAHEGQFPAVTLSFNVGGRASLGEAVKVVDAAFAALGAPMGLHGDFQGAAAAFSDSLTSEPLLILAALVTVYIVLGVLYESYIHPITILSTLPSAGVGAFLALIICGEEFSIIALIGIILLIGIVKKNAIMMIDFALEAERDQKKSPREAIHQACLLRFRPIMMTTAAALLGGLPLALGRGIGSELRRPLGITIVGGLLLSQVLTLFTTPVIYLYMERAAAWLRRKRGARRPLATATATGREGDSGS
- a CDS encoding multidrug efflux RND transporter permease subunit → MSDETPKPRAPADGDAVEAEGSQRTGISAPFIRRPVATSLLAAAVLLAGGAAFLTLPVAPLPKVDFPTVSVSAALPGASPDTMASSVATPLERRFGRIAGLTEMTSTSALGSANITLQFDLDRDVAAAARDVQAAINAAGGELPPNLPTRPNYRKVNPADSPILILSLRSDALPLAQVFDAANSVLAQKMSQIEGVGQVFVGGGQQPAVRVQVDGETLAGMGLSSADVRAALASSTSNQPKGMISGAHSTYSVSANDQLLVADDYRKLVISYTGNSAVRLGDVARVFDDVENNRLAAWIDGKRTVLMIIRREPGANILDTIDRIKEALPRLTESISPAIEVKLVMDRTETIRASVRDVEITLVLSVLLVTLVVYIFLRSARATIIPSVAVPLSLVGTFGIMYLFGYSLDNLSLMALTISTGFVVDDAIVVTENITRFIEQGMPPLKAALAGARQIGFTIVSITVSLIAVFIPILLMGGIVGRLFREFAVTLSIAIALSAVVSLTVTPTMAAYLLRSEAETQRTRFYRWSERFFQALSRGYDRGITWVLNHAVLVLLLTVATVALTGVLAVVVPKGLFPQQDTGLLAGFSEASQDISSTAMRGLQEKVIALVAEDPDVAHVVCFVGGGNNAGNTGSLFVTLKPYSQRKATAQEIIGRLRPKLARVPGISLFLQAVQDVRVGGRSSRTQYQYTLQDANLDELRTWAPRVLDGLRKVPELRDVNTDQQTAGLELRVDIDRDSAARLGITPAAIDDALYDAYGQRQVATSFTAQNYYRVVLEATPEYQKGPDQLARIFVRSATGAVVPLSSVAKFSTGLMPLGITHQGQFPCVTLSFNLAPDKSLGQAIASIERIERQMGMPASISAGFQGTAQAFGASLASEPWLILAALVCVYIVLGILYESLIHPITILSTLPSAAVGALIALLLTKLDFSIIALIGVILLLGIVKKNAIMMIDFALETERAEGLDPKEAIHRACLLRFRPILMTTLSALFGAIPLAVGLGAGSELRRPLGIVIVGGLAVSQLLNLFTTPVIYLFLDRLRLQSRHRRGRKADKASPSPAPSPA